One Manduca sexta isolate Smith_Timp_Sample1 chromosome 26, JHU_Msex_v1.0, whole genome shotgun sequence genomic region harbors:
- the LOC115451932 gene encoding segment polarity protein dishevelled: MEETKVIYYIDDEETPYLVKIPISPEKVTLLDFKNQLNRPNYKFFFKSMDDDFGVVKEEIVDDNAHLPCFNGRVVSWLVSAEGSNPSDGASQCTDSNAGKTKQNTHGAPSAPLTRDTCTDTDSTISSRPGHRASCDKYKYRGLRINGHSKYGNHGLEYETASVLSSDLDSTSLFDSQSEITTTTGRHTNASVDRALTECSSVSHLQVSSRKRPQRRRKRPQVMSRTSSYSSITDSTMSMHIITVTLNMDTVNFLGISIVGQSNKGGDGGIYVGSIMKGGAVALDGRIEPGDMILQVNDVNFEDMTNDEAVRVLREVVQKPGPIKLVVAKCWDPNPKGYFTIPRTEPVRPIDPGAWVAHTAALREAYPPPPPSLSALPVSAASDRDVADAQLSVNMDMALVVRHMLRPDSGLEIRDRMWLKITIPNAFIGADVVDWVLAHVAGIADRRDARKYASHMLKAGFIRHTVNKITFSEQCYYVAGGVCGAAGLGAGGAGVVGAVAGELAALRLRAPDTDSLASDGLKPLPNPNLMGPGYMPYAGSYGYQPIPFKYSCANSEHTIYGYNREESGVSGSGGSSGGSERARGERAERAERGERAERAERGERPERSERRSSSSASGSEPLHDPPADRPVLFL, from the exons atgGAGGAAACTAAAGTTATTTACTATATAGACGATGAGGAGACGCCGTATTTGGTCAAAATACCGATATCGCCGGAGAAAGTGACGCTATTAGACTTTAAAAATCAGTTGAACAGGCCCAACTACAAATTTTTCTTCAAGTCGATGGACGATGATTTTGGTGTAGTGAAAGAAGAAATTGTGGACGACAATGCGCATTTGCCGTGTTTTAATGGTCGTGTGGTGTCGTGGCTGGTGTCCGCCGAGGGATCAAACCCTTCGGACGGTGCTTCTCAATGCACGGACAGCAACGCAGGTAAAACGAAACAAAACACACACGGGGCTCCGTCGGCGCCCCTCACGAGGGACACATGCACCGACACAGACAGCACGATAAGCTCCCGGCCCGGCCACAGGGCGTCCTGCGACAAGTACAAGTACAGAGGGCTCAGGATCAACGGGCACTCAAAATACGGCAACCATGGGTTGGAGTACGAGACGGCCTCAGTGCTGAGCTCGGACCTGGACTCGACGAGCCTGTTCGACAGCCAGTCAGAGATCACCACCACGACGGGCCGGCACACCAACGCGTCAGTGGACCGAGCGCTCACCGAGTGTAGTAGCGTGTCGCACCTGCAGGTCAGCTCGCGCAAGAGACCTCAGCGCAGGCGGAAGCGGCCGCAAGTCATGTCGCGAACCTCTTCCTACTCCTCGATAACAGACTCCACGATGTCCATGCACATAATTACAGTCACTCTGAACATGGATACTGTGAATTTCCTGGGCATATCTATAGTCGGTCAGTCCAACAAGGGTGGAGATGGTGGTATTTATGTTGGCAGCATCATGAAGGGTGGAGCGGTGGCTTTGGATGGAAGGATAGAACCTGGAGACATGATTTTGCAG GTGAACGACGTGAACTTCGAAGACATGACGAACGACGAGGCGGTGCGCGTGCTACGCGAGGTGGTGCAGAAACCGGGCCCGATCAAGCTGGTGGTGGCCAAGTGCTGGGACCCGAACCCCAAGGGGTACTTCACGATCCCGCGCACGGAGCCGGTGCGGCCGATCGACCCCGGCGCGTGGGTGGCGCACACGGCGGCGCTGCGCGAGGCCtacccgccgccgccgccctcaCTGTCCGCGCTGCCCGTGTCGGCCGCCTCCGACCGCGACGTCGCCGACGCACAGCTGTCCGTCAACATGGACATGGCGCTGGTGGTGCGGCACATGCTGCGCCCCGACTCGGGGCTGGAGATTCGCGACCGCATGTGGCTCAAGATCACCATCCCTAACGCGTTCATCGGTGCTGATGTGGTGGATTGGGTGTTGGCGCACGTGGCAGGGATAGCGGACCGGCGTGATGCCAGGAAGTACGCGTCGCATATGCTCAAG GCGGGGTTCATCCGGCACACGGTGAACAAGATAACGTTCTCGGAGCAGTGCTACTACGTGGCGGGCGGCgtgtgcggcgcggcggggcTGGGCGCGGGCGGGGCGGGGGTGGTGGGGGCGGTGGCGGGCGAGCTGGCCGCGCTGCGCCTGCGCGCGCCCGACACCGACTCGCTCGCCAGCGACGGACTCAAGCCGCTGCCCAACCCCAA TCTGATGGGTCCGGGGTACATGCCGTACGCGGGCTCATACGGGTACCAGCCGATACCGTTCAAGTACTCGTGCGCCAACAGCGAACACACCATCTACGG CTACAACCGCGAGGAGTCGGGCGTGTCGGGCAGCGGCGGGTCGAGCGGCGGGTCGGAGCGGGCGCGCGGCGAGCGGGCGGAGCGAGCGGAGCGCGGCGAGCGAGCGGAGCGAGCGGAGCGCGGCGAGCGGCCCGAGCGCTCCGAGCGGCGCTCCAGCTCGTCCGCGTCGGGCTCCGAGCCGCTGCACGACCCGCCCGCCGACCGACCCGTGCTCTTCCTCTAA
- the LOC115451937 gene encoding uncharacterized protein LOC115451937, producing MTSKCAFKNCKNGASNAVKNDGVVYFRFPRDPFRCAEWVSVVAQQRCQEIYTPNDSSVVCSEHFAEKDMYDSDKGLKLHTTAVPCFTDDTPEIYEIEEAESSTESNDLEVPDVGPSTHDKYKKSHKEVQNQSKPSKKNKSRAGSRLKGNKNDSAQNSIGRYTKMLSDRNEIIHHLRKRNARLTKQNKNLKEALRESRRRIELDTIIGKNICKSLFLQYMRKYGHLYRKVEAGAGNSG from the exons ATGACGTCTAAGTGCGcgtttaaaaattgtaaaaacgGCGCGTCGAATGCTGTAAAAAATGATGGCGTTGTATATTTTCG CTTCCCTCGTGACCCCTTCAGATGTGCCGAGTGGGTGTCCGTGGTGGCTCAACAGCGGTGCCAGGAGATCTACACGCCCAACGACTCCAGCGTCGTATGCTCCGAACACTTCGCCGAGAAGGATATGTACGACTCGGACAAAGGGTTGAAACTGCACACGACGGCTGTTCCTTGCTTCACC GATGATACTCCAGAGATTTACGAAATCGAGGAAGCAGAATCATCGACCGAAAGCAATGATCTAGAAGTGCCGGATGTCGGGCCATCTACCCacgacaaatataaaaaatcgcacAAAGAAGTACAGAATCAATCAAAACCctccaaaaaaaataagtcCCGCGCAGGATCTCGGCTGAAAGGTAACAAAAACGACTCAGCGCAGAACTCGATAGGAAGATATACAAAAATGCTGAGTGATAGAAACGAAATTATCCATCATTTGAGGAAACGGAATGCCAGACTcaccaaacaaaacaaaaatttgaaGGAGGCGTTGAGGGAGTCGCGCAGACGCATCGAGCTGGACACGATCATTGGCAAAAACATTTGCAAAAGCCTGTTCCTACAGTACATGCGAAAATATGGGCATTTATATAGGAAGGTGGAAGCCGGGGCGGGCAACAGTGGCTAA
- the LOC115451938 gene encoding uncharacterized protein LOC115451938, translated as MTVDTNEQWYSGVIKDLDAFCKLVDDKVEKEQQRLKACKKQNELEYKVLQEKKLNNDFTQRQAELNRHCTELDRICSTFESRLTIADNDKHRLENAKETYQLAKELTGIRLDFSAPSNIAKGYIKSESRKLLQPFEFELGGDSEAVWTLLQSTTGYTRADKENRPDN; from the exons ATGACTGTGGATACAAACGAACAATGGTATTCTGGTGTAATAAAGGATTTAGATGCATTTTGTAAACTAGTAGACG ACAAAGTAGAAAAAGAACAACAGCGGCTGAAGGCGtgtaaaaaacaaaacgaattGGAATACAAAGTGTTAcaggaaaagaaattaaat AATGACTTCACACAAAGGCAAGCAGAGCTCAACCGACACTGCACAGAACTGGACAGGATTTGTTCCACATTTGAGTCCCGGCTCACCATAGCAGACAATGACAAACATAGACTAGAAAATGCCAA AGAAACCTATCAGCTGGCGAAGGAGCTCACTGGCATCCGTCTAGACTTCAGTGCACCAAGCAATATAGCTAAAGGCT ATATAAAAAGCGAATCTCGGAAGCTGCTCCAGCCGTTCGAGTTCGAGCTGGGGGGCGACAGCGAGGCCGTGTGGACGTTGCTACAATCCACCACGGGCTACACACGCGCTGATAAAGAAAACCGACCCGACAACTGA
- the LOC115451939 gene encoding WD repeat-containing protein 74, with product MLLTEDTDIDLFVASKIGSFKHIKYHTESSKNTKKCIENLVDIKSLQKDDCVTCMEWGNKDQTEILIGKKNQEIQVYSTLQGFTKTYTADYSEGHVVGLGRCGRRLLSATAGGVVRVWGKDLDINTGGKLDRMRVCDDDTLFATGGEENDLKIWRLGEAEPVFQAKNLPHDWLQLRRPIWVTDLTFLPGEGGRLAAVCSRHGYVRLYDSRAQRRPVHNVEFQLAATCIAPSFDERQVLVGFGRGQIHQVDLRVGRPDKGYKGCVGSVTCLAAVKQQRLIVSASLDRHIRVHRYETKELLYKQYLTSKLTCVLAQTESSTPLSKQPDEVKDEPVEAETAQDPPDDMDQLFDNMETVGDKPKKIKKEMEESVQLKKMKPSTEGSTVVDLTEEEREDAIKQLLRSTEKQKKKREKKKRQKKAKSVFHNA from the exons ATGTTATTAACTGAAGACACAGATATTGATTTATTCGTCGCCAGTAAAATCGGCTCATTTAAac atataaaataccaCACGGAATCCAGTAAGAACACAAAGAAATGCATAGAGAACCTGGTAGATATAAAATCTCTGCAGAAAGATGATTGTGTGACATGCATGGAGTGGGGGAACAAGGACCAGACAGAGATACTTATTGGAAAGAAGAATCAAGAG ATCCAAGTATATTCAACACTCCAAGGCTTCACAAAGACGTACACAGCAGACTACTCGGAGGGACATGTGGTGGGGCTGGGGCGGTGCGGGCGCCGGCTGCTGTCCGCGACGGCGGGCGGCGTGGTGCGCGTGTGGGGGAAGGATCTGGACATCAACACTGGCGGCAAGCTGGATCGGATGAGGGTGTGCGATGACGACACTCTGTTTGCTACAG GTGGAGAAGAGAATGACCTCAAAATATGGCGCCTCGGTGAAGCCGAGCCGGTATTCCAAGCCAAGAACCTCCCTCACGACTGGCTGCAACTCCGGCGGCCTATCTGGGTGACAGACCTCACCTTTTTACCTGGAGAGGGCgggagattggccgccgtgtgCTCCAGGCATGGATATGTAAG ACTGTACGACTCGCGAGCCCAGCGCAGGCCGGTTCACAACGTGGAGTTCCAGCTGGCGGCCACCTGCATCGCGCCCAGCTTTGATGAACG ACAAGTGCTGGTAGGCTTCGGCCGCGGTCAGATCCACCAAGTAGATCTGCGCGTGGGCAGGCCCGACAAGGGTTACAAGGGATGCGTGGGCTCAGTGACTTGCCTCGCGGCCGTCAAACAGCAGCGGCTCATCGTGAGCGCCAGCCTCGACAGGCACATCAGGGTGCACCGCTACGAGACAAAGGAATTGTTGTATAAG CAATATCTAACATCAAAGCTGACGTGCGTGCTGGCTCAGACGGAGTCCAGCACTCCTCTGAGTAAGCAACCGGATGAGGTGAAGGACGAGCCCGTGGAAGCGGAAACAGCGCAGGACCCTCCCGATGATATGGACCAGCTGTTTGACAACATGGAGACTGTGGG tgACAAACCTAAAAAGATCAAAAAAGAAATGGAAGAATCTGTACAGTTGAAAAAGATGAAACCATCTACAGAGGGCAGCACTGTCGTTGATCTTACCGAGGAAGAGCGTGAGGACGCCATCAAGCAGCTTCTGCGCAGCACCGAAAAGCAGAAGAAGAAGAGAGAGAAGAAAAAACGACAGAAGAAAGCGAAGAGCGTGTTCCATAAtgcttaa